One stretch of Roseimicrobium sp. ORNL1 DNA includes these proteins:
- a CDS encoding polyphosphate kinase 2 family protein: MKLKDIIKASRKISEPYCITDGGKFRLKDIDPDDTAHFTSENKPQAKEALQTGISALCELQDMLYAQDRWGVLLIFQAMDAAGKDGAIKHVMSGINPQGCQVASFKAPSSEDLDHDYLWRCQKHLPERGRIGIFNRSYYEETLVVRVHPEILGKQKVPAKLIGKEVWDNRFKDIRGFERYLTNNGIIVRKFFLNVSRGEQKKRFLERIDNPDKNWKFSATDAAERKYWKDYMHAYEETIRETATKESPWYVVPADNKWFTRVVVAAALIDALASLDLHYPEVGKDKLKELAATKKELLAEK; this comes from the coding sequence ATGAAACTCAAAGATATCATCAAGGCTTCGCGGAAGATTTCTGAGCCCTATTGCATCACGGACGGTGGCAAGTTCCGGTTGAAGGACATCGATCCCGATGACACGGCCCACTTCACCTCGGAAAACAAGCCCCAGGCGAAAGAGGCGCTGCAGACGGGGATATCCGCCCTGTGCGAGTTGCAGGACATGCTCTACGCGCAGGATCGCTGGGGCGTGCTCCTCATTTTCCAGGCCATGGATGCCGCAGGCAAGGACGGCGCGATCAAGCACGTGATGAGCGGCATCAATCCCCAGGGGTGCCAGGTCGCTTCTTTCAAGGCTCCGTCGTCGGAAGACCTCGATCACGACTACCTCTGGCGCTGCCAGAAGCACCTGCCGGAGCGGGGGCGTATCGGCATTTTTAACCGCAGCTACTACGAGGAGACACTGGTTGTGCGGGTGCATCCGGAGATTCTGGGCAAGCAGAAGGTGCCGGCAAAACTCATCGGCAAGGAAGTGTGGGACAACCGCTTCAAGGACATCCGTGGCTTCGAGCGCTATCTCACCAACAACGGCATCATCGTGCGGAAGTTCTTCCTGAACGTTTCGCGTGGTGAGCAGAAGAAACGCTTCCTGGAACGCATCGACAATCCGGACAAGAACTGGAAGTTCTCCGCCACGGATGCAGCCGAGCGGAAGTACTGGAAGGACTACATGCACGCGTATGAGGAGACCATCCGCGAGACCGCAACCAAGGAATCTCCGTGGTATGTGGTGCCTGCGGACAATAAGTGGTTCACGCGCGTCGTCGTTGCTGCAGCCCTCATTGACGCGCTCGCTTCGCTGGACCTGCACTATCCTGAGGTGGGCAAGGACAAGCTGAAAGAACTCGCGGCGACGAAGAAGGAACTGCTCGCGGAGAAGTGA
- a CDS encoding SulP family inorganic anion transporter, with protein MNAAPTASVIPALRWMREYRREWLKQDVLAGITLAAYLLPAGIGDASLANLPPEAGLYACLFSGLVFWLFCSSRHTAITVTSAISLLVGASLGPIAGGDVSRFSALAACTALIVATLAFLGWLLKAGAFVHFISDPVMIGFKAGLSLFLASTQLPKLFGFKGSHGDFWERAGHFFSHLGETNMAALTIGLLALAAMVLGKIYLKHKPVALFVVIAGIIAASFFGLEARGVKMLGTVPQGLPMPGLPHVSWDEVNQLLPLAMACFMIGAVETAAIGRMFCAKHGGRFDGNQELLSLAAANLAVGLGRSFPVSGGMSQSLVNESAGAKTPLSGFIAALIILVITLFLSGLLHDLPQPVLAAIVLFAVAGLFKVEALKRLWKYYRAEFVVALAAMLGVLGSGLLRGVMIGAVISLIQLLRRASHPHVAFLGRIPGTQRYSDLARHSGNEIVEGALICRPESALYYFNIDHVRDMIVNKARSLSPAPRLVLLDLSAAPYVDLQAAQTLISLHSELVSLGCQFQIVEARAPVRETLRLEGLEEKVGTINRFTSVSDAVEKFLSVPISHTGTKPTTN; from the coding sequence ATGAATGCCGCACCGACTGCGTCTGTGATCCCGGCTCTGCGCTGGATGCGGGAATACCGGCGCGAGTGGCTGAAGCAGGATGTGCTCGCGGGTATCACCCTCGCAGCCTACCTGCTGCCAGCGGGCATTGGCGATGCTTCCCTGGCGAATCTCCCTCCGGAAGCCGGTCTGTACGCGTGCTTGTTCTCGGGACTGGTGTTCTGGTTGTTTTGCAGTTCCAGGCACACTGCCATCACGGTGACCTCGGCCATCTCGCTGCTGGTGGGCGCGTCTCTGGGGCCGATTGCAGGCGGTGATGTTTCACGATTCTCCGCACTGGCGGCATGCACGGCATTGATCGTGGCGACATTGGCGTTCCTTGGGTGGCTATTGAAAGCAGGCGCCTTTGTGCATTTTATCTCGGATCCGGTGATGATTGGGTTCAAGGCGGGGCTGTCGCTCTTCCTGGCATCCACGCAGTTGCCAAAGCTCTTCGGCTTCAAAGGCAGCCATGGTGATTTTTGGGAGCGTGCCGGTCACTTCTTCTCCCATCTCGGAGAGACGAACATGGCCGCGCTCACCATCGGCCTGCTTGCACTCGCGGCGATGGTGCTGGGGAAGATCTATCTCAAGCACAAGCCGGTGGCCCTCTTCGTCGTGATTGCCGGAATCATCGCCGCTTCGTTCTTCGGCCTGGAAGCCCGTGGCGTGAAGATGCTGGGCACCGTGCCGCAGGGATTGCCCATGCCGGGCTTGCCGCATGTTTCGTGGGACGAGGTGAACCAGTTGCTCCCTCTGGCCATGGCGTGCTTCATGATTGGGGCTGTGGAGACCGCTGCCATCGGTCGCATGTTTTGTGCGAAGCATGGCGGCCGCTTCGATGGCAACCAGGAGCTGCTCTCGCTGGCAGCGGCGAACCTTGCCGTGGGGTTGGGGCGTTCCTTTCCCGTCAGCGGTGGGATGTCGCAGTCACTGGTGAATGAGAGTGCCGGAGCGAAGACGCCGCTCTCGGGATTCATCGCGGCGCTCATCATTCTTGTCATCACGCTCTTCCTTTCGGGGTTGCTGCATGATCTCCCACAGCCGGTGCTCGCGGCGATTGTGCTCTTCGCTGTGGCGGGTCTCTTCAAGGTGGAGGCGCTGAAGCGGCTCTGGAAATACTACCGCGCCGAGTTTGTGGTGGCCCTTGCGGCAATGCTTGGTGTCTTGGGTTCCGGATTGCTGCGCGGTGTCATGATTGGTGCGGTGATTTCGCTCATTCAACTGCTCCGCCGCGCCTCACATCCGCACGTCGCCTTCCTCGGACGCATCCCCGGCACGCAAAGGTACTCCGATCTCGCCCGGCACAGCGGCAATGAAATCGTGGAAGGTGCCCTCATCTGCAGGCCGGAGTCAGCCCTGTACTATTTCAATATTGATCATGTACGTGACATGATCGTGAACAAGGCTCGAAGTCTGAGTCCCGCTCCGCGGCTCGTGCTGCTGGATCTCTCCGCGGCGCCCTATGTGGATCTCCAGGCGGCGCAGACTTTGATTTCCCTGCACAGCGAATTGGTGTCGCTGGGCTGTCAGTTCCAGATCGTGGAAGCTCGCGCGCCGGTCCGCGAGACGCTGCGTTTGGAAGGATTGGAGGAGAAGGTCGGGACAATCAACCGCTTCACTTCCGTGTCAGACGCCGTCGAGAAGTTTCTCTCAGTACCCATTTCACACACAGGAACAAAACCAACCACCAACTAA